In Parus major isolate Abel chromosome 3, Parus_major1.1, whole genome shotgun sequence, the following are encoded in one genomic region:
- the POLR3F gene encoding DNA-directed RNA polymerase III subunit RPC6 isoform X3, with amino-acid sequence MAEVKVKPEVPDPMDIESRIIELCHQFPHGITDQVIQNDMPHMEAQQRAVAINRLLSMGQLDLLRSSAGLLYRIKDSQNASKMKGSDNQEKLVYQIIEDAGNKGIWSRDIRYKSNLPLTEINKILKNLESKKLIKAVKSVAAEAARDSKQNPMIQRNSSFASSHEVWKYICELGISKVELSMEDIETILNTLIYDGKVEMTIIAAKEGTVGSVDGQMRLYRAVSPLIQPTGLVRTPCGLCPVFDDCHEGGEISPSNCIYMTEWLEF; translated from the exons ATGGCGGAGGTGAAGGTGAAGCCGGAGGTGCCCGATCCCATGGACATCGAGAGCAG gatCATCGAGCTGTGCCACCAGTTCCCCCATGGCATCACAGACCAGGTGATCCAGAATGACATGCCTCACATGGAagcccagcagagagctgtggcCATCAACAGGCTGCTCTCCATG GGGCAACTGGACCTTCTGAGGAGCAGTGCAGGTCTCCTGTACAGAATCAAAGATTCCCAAAATGCGAG TAAAATGAAAGGCTCTGACAATCAAGAGAAGCTGGTTTACCAGATCATAGAGGATGCAGGCAACAAAG gtaTTTGGAGCAGGGACATTAGGTACAAAAGTAATCTGCCTTTAACAGAGATCAACAAGATACTGAAAAACTTGGAAAGCAAGAAACTAATTAAAGCAGTTAAATCTGTGGCA gcagaggcagctcGAGACAGCAAACAGAACCCCATGATACAGAGGAACAGCTCGTTTGCCTCATCCCACGAGGTGTGGAAATACATCTGTGAACTGGGCATCAGTAAG GTAGAGTTGTCAATGGAAGACATTGAGACCATTTTGAATACTCTGATCTACGATGGCAAAGTGGAGATGACCATTATTGCTGCCAAGGAGGGGACAGTGGGCAGTGTGGATGGGCAGATGAGGCTGTACAGAGCTGTTAGTCCTCTCATCCAGCCCACTGGATTGGTCAGGACACCCTGTGGACTGTGCCCT GTTTTTGATGATTGTCACGAAGGTGGTGAGATTTCTCCATCAAACTGTATTTATATGACAGAGTGGTTGGAGTTctaa
- the POLR3F gene encoding DNA-directed RNA polymerase III subunit RPC6 isoform X1, with protein sequence MAEVKVKPEVPDPMDIESRIIELCHQFPHGITDQVIQNDMPHMEAQQRAVAINRLLSMGQLDLLRSSAGLLYRIKDSQNASKMKGSDNQEKLVYQIIEDAGNKGIWSRDIRYKSNLPLTEINKILKNLESKKLIKAVKSVAASKKKVYMLYNLQPDRSVTGGAWYSDQDFESEFVEVLNQQCFKFLQSKAEAARDSKQNPMIQRNSSFASSHEVWKYICELGISKVELSMEDIETILNTLIYDGKVEMTIIAAKEGTVGSVDGQMRLYRAVSPLIQPTGLVRTPCGLCPVFDDCHEGGEISPSNCIYMTEWLEF encoded by the exons ATGGCGGAGGTGAAGGTGAAGCCGGAGGTGCCCGATCCCATGGACATCGAGAGCAG gatCATCGAGCTGTGCCACCAGTTCCCCCATGGCATCACAGACCAGGTGATCCAGAATGACATGCCTCACATGGAagcccagcagagagctgtggcCATCAACAGGCTGCTCTCCATG GGGCAACTGGACCTTCTGAGGAGCAGTGCAGGTCTCCTGTACAGAATCAAAGATTCCCAAAATGCGAG TAAAATGAAAGGCTCTGACAATCAAGAGAAGCTGGTTTACCAGATCATAGAGGATGCAGGCAACAAAG gtaTTTGGAGCAGGGACATTAGGTACAAAAGTAATCTGCCTTTAACAGAGATCAACAAGATACTGAAAAACTTGGAAAGCAAGAAACTAATTAAAGCAGTTAAATCTGTGGCA GCATCCAAGAAGAAGGTCTATATGCTGTACAACCTGCAGCCCGACCGCTCCGTCACTGGAGGGGCCTGGTACAGTGACCAGGACTTCGAGTCTGAGTTTGTGGAGGTGTTAAATCAACAGTGTTTTAAGTTTCTTCAGAGTAAG gcagaggcagctcGAGACAGCAAACAGAACCCCATGATACAGAGGAACAGCTCGTTTGCCTCATCCCACGAGGTGTGGAAATACATCTGTGAACTGGGCATCAGTAAG GTAGAGTTGTCAATGGAAGACATTGAGACCATTTTGAATACTCTGATCTACGATGGCAAAGTGGAGATGACCATTATTGCTGCCAAGGAGGGGACAGTGGGCAGTGTGGATGGGCAGATGAGGCTGTACAGAGCTGTTAGTCCTCTCATCCAGCCCACTGGATTGGTCAGGACACCCTGTGGACTGTGCCCT GTTTTTGATGATTGTCACGAAGGTGGTGAGATTTCTCCATCAAACTGTATTTATATGACAGAGTGGTTGGAGTTctaa
- the POLR3F gene encoding DNA-directed RNA polymerase III subunit RPC6 isoform X2 yields MPHMEAQQRAVAINRLLSMGQLDLLRSSAGLLYRIKDSQNASKMKGSDNQEKLVYQIIEDAGNKGIWSRDIRYKSNLPLTEINKILKNLESKKLIKAVKSVAASKKKVYMLYNLQPDRSVTGGAWYSDQDFESEFVEVLNQQCFKFLQSKAEAARDSKQNPMIQRNSSFASSHEVWKYICELGISKVELSMEDIETILNTLIYDGKVEMTIIAAKEGTVGSVDGQMRLYRAVSPLIQPTGLVRTPCGLCPVFDDCHEGGEISPSNCIYMTEWLEF; encoded by the exons ATGCCTCACATGGAagcccagcagagagctgtggcCATCAACAGGCTGCTCTCCATG GGGCAACTGGACCTTCTGAGGAGCAGTGCAGGTCTCCTGTACAGAATCAAAGATTCCCAAAATGCGAG TAAAATGAAAGGCTCTGACAATCAAGAGAAGCTGGTTTACCAGATCATAGAGGATGCAGGCAACAAAG gtaTTTGGAGCAGGGACATTAGGTACAAAAGTAATCTGCCTTTAACAGAGATCAACAAGATACTGAAAAACTTGGAAAGCAAGAAACTAATTAAAGCAGTTAAATCTGTGGCA GCATCCAAGAAGAAGGTCTATATGCTGTACAACCTGCAGCCCGACCGCTCCGTCACTGGAGGGGCCTGGTACAGTGACCAGGACTTCGAGTCTGAGTTTGTGGAGGTGTTAAATCAACAGTGTTTTAAGTTTCTTCAGAGTAAG gcagaggcagctcGAGACAGCAAACAGAACCCCATGATACAGAGGAACAGCTCGTTTGCCTCATCCCACGAGGTGTGGAAATACATCTGTGAACTGGGCATCAGTAAG GTAGAGTTGTCAATGGAAGACATTGAGACCATTTTGAATACTCTGATCTACGATGGCAAAGTGGAGATGACCATTATTGCTGCCAAGGAGGGGACAGTGGGCAGTGTGGATGGGCAGATGAGGCTGTACAGAGCTGTTAGTCCTCTCATCCAGCCCACTGGATTGGTCAGGACACCCTGTGGACTGTGCCCT GTTTTTGATGATTGTCACGAAGGTGGTGAGATTTCTCCATCAAACTGTATTTATATGACAGAGTGGTTGGAGTTctaa
- the SEC23B gene encoding protein transport protein Sec23B, with product MATYLEFIQQNEERDGVRFSWNVWPSSRLEATRMVVPLACLLTPLKERLDLPPVQYEPVLCSRPTCKAVLNPLCQVDYRAKLWACNFCFQRNQFPPAYAGISEVNQPAELMPQFSTIEYIVQRGPQTPLIFLYVVDTCLEEEDLQALKESLQMSLSLLPPDALVGLITFGRMVQVHELSCEGISKSYVFRGTKDLAAKQIQDMLGLSRPAVPMQQGRPLQTPEQPVISSRFLQPVHKIDMNLTDLLGELQRDPWPVTQGKRPLRSTGVALSIAVGLLEGTFPNTGARIMLFTGGPPTQGPGMVVGDELKTPIRSWHDIEKDNARFMKKATKHYETLANRSAANGHCIDIYACALDQTGLLEMKCCANLTGGHMVMGDSFNTSLFKQTFQRVFSKGYNGEFRMAFGANLDVKTSRELKIAGAIGPCISLNAKGPCVSENELGIGGTSQWKICSLDPSTTLAIYFEVVNQHNAPIPQGGRGAVQFVTQYQHSSTQRRIRVTTIARNWADAQTQLQHIEAAFDQEAAAVLMARLGVYRAESEEGPDVLRWLDRQLIRLCQKFGQYNKDDPNSFRLSESFSLYPQFIFHLRRSPFLQVFNNSPDESSYYRHHFARQDLTQSLIMIQPILYAYSFHGPPEPVLLDSSSILPDRILLMDTFFQIVIYLGETIAQWQKAGYQDMPEYENFKHLLQAPLDDAQEILQTRFPMPRYIHTEHGGSQARFLLSKVNPSQTHNNLYAWGQESGAPILTDDVSLQVFMDHLKKLAVSSAS from the exons ATGGCGACGTACCTGGAGTTCATCCAGCAGAATGAGGAGCGTGACGGAGTGCGCTTCAGCTGGAACGTGTGGCCCTCCAGCAGGCTGGAGGCCACAAGGATGGTTGTGCCCCTGGCCTGTCTCCTGACCCCGCTGAAGGAGCGTCTGGACCTGCCCCCTGTGCAGTATGAACCAGTGCTTTGCAGCAGGCCCACCTGCAAAGCTGTGCTCAACCCACTCTG CCAAGTTGACTATCGGGCCAAGCTTTGGGCTTgtaacttctgtttccagagaaacCAG tTCCCCCCAGCATATGCGGGCATTTCTGAAGTCAATCAGCCAGCAGAACTTATGCCTCAGTTTTCAACAATTGAATATATAGTGCAG CGAGGCCCACAGACGCCGTTGATCTTCCTGTATGTTGTGGACACGTGTTTGGAAGAGGAGGATTTGCAGGCCCTGAAGGAGTCCCTGCAGATGTCCCTGAGCCTGCTGCCTCCCGATGCCCTGGTGGGGCTCATCACTTTCGGCAGGATGGTCCAGGTTCATGAGCTGAGCTGTGAAGGGATTTCCAAGAGCTATGTGTTCCGGGGCACCAAGGACCTGGCAGCCAAGCAAATACAG GATATGCTTGGGCTTTCAAGACCAGCTGTCCCTATGCAACAGGGAAGACCTCTTCAAACTCCAGAGCAGCCTGTTATTTCCAGCAG GTTCCTACAGCCAGTGCATAAAATTGACATGAATTTAACAGATCTGCTTGGAGAGCTGCAAAGGGACCCATGGCCAGTGACTCAGGGAAAGAGACCCTTACGTTCTACTGGAGTGGCTCTTTCAATTGCAGTTGGCTTATTGGAG ggcACTTTTCCAAACACAGGGGCCAGGATTATGCTGTTCACAGGAGGGCCACCAACACAAGGGCCAGGCATGGTGGTAGGAGATGAACTGAAAACACCCATCCGTTCCTGGCATGACATAGAGAAGGATAATGCAAGGTTCATGAAGAAGGCCACCAAA CACTATGAGACTCTGGCCAACCGTTCTGCAGCCAATGGGCACTGCATCGACATCTACGCCTGTGCCCTGGACCAGACGGGGCTGCTGGAGATGAAATGCTGTGCAAACCTCACTGG aggaCACATGGTGATGGGAGACTCCTTCAACACTTCTCTCTTCAAGCAGACCTTCCAGCGGGTATTTAGCAAAGGCTACAATGGGGAATTTCGGATGGCTTTTGGTGCAAATCTGGATGTGAAG ACCTCCAGGGAGCTGAAAATTGCAGGAGCCATTGGACCATGTATATCCCTGAATGCTAAAGGACCATGTGTCTCTGAAAAT GAACTTGGAATTGGAGGGACATCTCAATGGAAAATCTGTAGTCTGGATCCCAGTACAACTCTGGCCATTTACTTTGAAGTGGTAAATCAG CACAATGCACCCATCCctcagggaggcagaggggcagTACAGTTTGTCACTCAGTATCAACACTCCAGCACCCAGAGACGCATTCGTGTCACCACCATAGCCAGAAA ctgggcagaTGCACAGACTCAGCTCCAGCACATTGAGGCTGCGTTTGACCAGGAGGCAGCTGCCGTGCTCATGGCCCGGCTGGGAGTGTACAGGGCTGAGTCTGAGGAGGGACCTGACGTTCTGCGTTGGCTGGACAGGCAGCTCATCAGGCTG TGTCAGAAATTTGGACAATACAACAAAGATGATCCCAACTCCTTTCGACTGTCAGAATCATTTTCTTTGTATCCTCAG TTCATCTTCCACCTGCGACGCTCCCCATTCCTGCAGGTCTTCAATAACAGTCCAGATGAATCTTCCTATTACCGGCACCACTTTGCCAGGCAGGATCTGACCCAGTCCCTCATTATGATCCAGCCCATCCTTTATGCTTATTCTTTCCATGGGCCTCCTGAG cCAGTGCTtttggacagcagcagcattctTCCTGACAGAATCCTGCTGATGGATACTTTCTTCCAGATAGTTATCTACCTTGGTGAG ACTATTGCACAGTGGCAGAAAGCTGGATACCAAGACATGCCTGAATATGAAAACTTTAAGCACCTCCTGCAAGCCCCACTGGATGATGCCCAGGAAATCTTGCAGACCAGATTCCCAATGCCACGTTACATCCACACTGAGCATGGGGGCAGTCAG GCCCGGTTCCTCTTGTCTAAAGTGAATCCTTCTCAAACCCACAATAACCTCTATGCCTGGGGCCAG GAATCAGGAGCTCCAATCCTGACAGATGATGTGAGTCTCCAGGTATTCATGGACCACCTCAAAAAGCTGGCAGTTTCAAGTGCATCATGA
- the SMIM26 gene encoding small integral membrane protein 26 yields MKPERAAAWNARAALLYSLGAWTTLGALIYYRRLEKSSTESENDPEANQGVRKEVRTKEYPFGLTVTTEVTYREDQPPLTRLLRRVVSFFFPNNGPPSEK; encoded by the exons ATGAAGCCGGAGCGCGCGGCCGCGTGGAACGCCAGGGCCGCGCTGCTCTACTCGCTGGGGGCCTGGACCACGCTGGGCGCCCTCATCTACTACAGGCGCCTGGAAAAATCCAGCACCG AGAGTGAAAATGATCCTGAGGCAAACCAAGGAGTCCGCAAGGAAGTGCGCACTAAGGAATATCCTTTTGGATTGACAGTGACAACAGAAGTAACATACAGAGAGGATCAGCCGCCTCTTACTCGACTGTTAAGACGTGTGGTATCATTCTTTTTTCCCAATAATGGCCCTCCTTCTGAAAAGTGA
- the DTD1 gene encoding D-aminoacyl-tRNA deacylase 1, whose amino-acid sequence MKAIVQRVAQASVTVGGEQISSIGRGLCVLLGISLEDTQRELEHMVRKILNLRVFEDESGKHWSKSVMDKQYEVLCVSQFTLQCILKGNKPDYHMAMPTEQAESFYNNFLEQLRKAYKPELIKDGKFGAYMQVHIQNDGPVTIELESPAATVDPKQLTKLEKQQQRKEKTRTKVPSESSRERNAPRSKDDPSASSGAEGDVSSEREP is encoded by the exons ATGAAGGCGATCGTGCAGCGGGTGGCCCAGGCCAGCGTCACAG tGGGTGGTGAACAAATCAGTTCAATAGGACGAGgcctctgtgtgctgctgggcaTTTCTTTGGAAGATACACAAAGAGAGCTGGAGCACAT GGTTCGAAAGATCTTGAACTTGCGAGTCTTCGAAGATGAAAGTGGGAAGCACTGGTCCAAAAGTGTGATGGATAAACAGTACGAAGTGTTGTGTGTGAGCCAGTTTACTCTCCAGTGCATCCTGAAGGGAAACAAGCCTGACTATCACATGGCAATGCCCACGGAGCAGGCGGAGTCTTTTTATAACAACTTCCTAGAGCAGCTAAGAAAAGCCTACAAACCAGAGCTTATTAAAG ATGGCAAGTTTGGTGCCTACATGCAGGTCCACATCCAGAACGATGGGCCTGTAACAATAGAACTGGAGTCCCCCGCAGCCACTGTTGATCCTAAACAA CTGACAAAActtgaaaaacagcaacaaagaaaagagaagaccCGAACCAAGGTGCCCTCTGAGTCAAGTAGAGAAAGAAATGCCCCCCGAAGCAAGGATGaccccagtgccagcagcgGAGCAGAAGGAGACGTGTCCTCAGAACGAGAGCCTTAG